A region of Marmota flaviventris isolate mMarFla1 chromosome 11, mMarFla1.hap1, whole genome shotgun sequence DNA encodes the following proteins:
- the Casp8 gene encoding caspase-8, producing MVPEKVGSDAQTVIEETCEEGAAVVRDPGFASGYFSYLLTRMDFNKCLYDIGEQLGSDELSSLKFLCLEYIPQKKQEPIKDALKLFQTLQEKGMLEENNLSFLKELLFRINRLDLLTTILNTSKEDMVWELQIPGKAQISAYRVMLFQISEDVNKLELKSFKFLLSKDISKCKLDDDMSLLDIFIEMEKKLILGKRNLGTLKNICEQINKSLLKIIKNYEELSRERRMSPERSPDALSNGEESFGMLTLSDSPGEQDSDSQTSDKVYQMKNKPRGYCLIFNNYDFSMARKDMPKLHNIKDRKGSDLDEEALSKIFKELHFEIVCYKDSTAKEICEVLKFYQSEDHNNKDCFICCILSHGDEGIIYGTDGQKVSIFELTSYFTGSKCPSLAGKPKVFFIQACQGDNYQKGVLVETDSKQKDPYLEMDLSFQKSYIPDEADFLLGMATVSNCVSYRNPMEGTWYIQSLCQRLRERCPRGDDILTILTEVNYEVSNKDDKKNMGKQMPQPTFTLRKKLFFPLD from the exons GTTACTTCTCCTACCTTTTGACAAGGATGGATTTCAACAAATGTCTTTACGATATTGGGGAACAACTGGGCAGCGATGAGTTGTCCTCCCTCAAGTTCTTATGTCTGGAATATATCCCACAAAAGAAGCAGGAGCCCATCAAGGATGCCTTGAAGCTATTCCAGACACTTCAGGAAAAGGGAATGTTGGAGGAAAACAATCTGTCCTTCTTGAAGGAGTTGCTTTTCCGAATTAATAGACTGGACCTGCTGACCACTATCCTGAATACCAGCAAGGAGGATATGGTGTGGGAACTTCAGATTCCTGGCAAGGCCCAGATTTCTGCCTATAG GGTCATGCTTTTTCAGATTTCAGAAGATGTAAACAAACTGGAATTGAAGTCTTTTAAGTTTCTTTTGAGCAAGGATATCTCCAAGTGTAAGCTGGATGACGACATG AGCTTGCTCGACATTTTCATAGAGATGGAGAAGAAGCTCATCCTAGGAAAGAGAAACCTGGGAACCCTGAAAAATATCTGTGAACAAATCAACAAGAGCCTGCTGAAGATCATTAAGAATTATGAAGAATTAAGCAGAG AGAGAAGAATGAGTCCTGAAAGAAGTCCAGATGCACTTTCAAATG GGGAGGAGTCCTTCGGGATGTTGACATTGTCGGACTCTCCAGGAGAACAGGACAGTGACTCACAG ACATCAGACAAAGTTtaccaaatgaaaaacaaacctcGGGGATACTGTTTGATCTTCAACAACTATGATTTTAGCATGGCACGGAAGGATATGCCCAAGCTCCACAACATTAAGGATAGGAAAGGATCAGATTTGGATGAAG AGGCTTTGAGCAAGATCTTTAAGGAGCTTCATTTTGAAATAGTATGTTACAAAGATTCTACAGCCAAGGAAATCTGTGAAGTTCTAAAATTCTACCAAAGTGAAGACCACAACAATAAAGACTGTTTCATCTGCTGTATCCTCTCGCATGGAGACGAGGGCATAATCTATGGCACTGATGGACAGAAGGTCTCCATCTTTGAGCTGACCTCTTATTTCACTGGTTCAAAGTGCCCTTCCCTTGCTGGGAAACCTAAAGTCTTTTTTATTCAGGCTTGTCAAGGGGATAACTACCAGAAAGGTGTACTTGTTGAAACCGACTCAAAGCAGAAGGACCCCTACTTAGAGATGGATTTATCATTTCAAAAGAGTTATATCCCAGATGAAGCTGACTTTCTGTTGGGGATGGCCACTGTGAGCAACTGTGTTTCCTATCGAAATCCCATGGAGGGAACCTGGTATATCCAGTCCCTTTGCCAGAGACTGAGAGAAAGATGTCCTCG AGGCGATGATATTCTCACCATCCTGACTGAAGTGAACTATGAAGTGAGCAATAAGGATGATAAGAAGAACATGGGGAAACAGATGCCACAGCCCACTTTTACATTAAGGAAAAAACTCTTCTTTCCTCTTGATTGA